From Abyssibius alkaniclasticus:
CGCCAGCGCGTTGTCGGCACAGGCCAGCACCAGCGCGGCGGGCAGGCCACGGGCGATTTCACCTGCAAAGCCGGGGCCGGTCAGCACGGCCAGCGGCGCGCTGGTATGGCGCGCGGCAATATCGGTCTGTGTGGCGAAATGTGTTGCATCAATGCCCTTGGCGCACAGCACAAGCGGCGCATCGGGCAGGTTCTGCGCCTGTTCGGCAAGGAATCCATCGCTTTGCTGAGCGGGCAGCGCCAGCAAAATGGCCCTGGTTTGCGCAAGATCAGCCAGTGTGGCGGTGGGGTTCAGGCTTGCGGGCAGGCTGACACCCGGCAGATAGCGGGTATTTTCGCGCGCCTGTGCCATTTCGGCCATAGCTGTTGCATTTCGGCCCCAAAGCCGCACATCCACCCCGTTGCGCGCTATGGCAACGGCAAGGGCCGAGCCGAATGCGCCGGCGCCAATCACCGCGATGCTCATGCTTTAGGCCCCTTCTTGCCATAGCCGAGCATGGGCGCGGCGATTGCGTCCAGCGGCCAGCGCGGGCGGGCGGAAAAGGCCAGGCCATCGGGGCCACGCCGGGCCAGCTGCTCGTGGCCCGCCCAGGCGATCATGGCGGCATTATCGGTGCAGAGCGGCAGCGGCGGCAACACAAGCCCGGCGCCCGCCTCGGCCGCAACCGCGCCAATGGCGGCGCGAATGGTTTCATTCGCGGCGACGCCCCCCGCCACGGCCAGCCGCGCCGCATTGCCAAAGCGGTGTTCAAATTCCTGCAACGCCGCGCGGGTTTTGGCGGCCAGGCTTTCGGCCACAGCCGCCTGAAAGCCTGCGCAAATATCGGCAATGTCTTGCGGGTAAAGCCCGCCTTGGTCTGCCTCCAGCTTTTCGCGCAGCCGCCGCACAGCGGTTTTGAGGCCGGAAAAGGACATATCGCAACCGTCACGGTCGGCCAGCGGGCGGGGGAGCTTGAAGCGGGTCGCATCGCCGGACCTGGCCGCCGCCTCGACCAATGGCCCGCCGGGATAGCCCAGGCCCAGCAGGCGGGCGACCTTGTCAAACGCCTCGCCCGGGGCATCGTCGATCGTGCCGCCAAGCCTATGAAAGCTTTCGGCGCTGCTAACGGCAATAAACTGGCAATGCCCGCCAGAGACGAGCAACATCAGGTAGGGATAGGCAAGCCGGTGCGTCAGCCGCGGGGTCAGCGCATGGCCCGCCAGATGGTTCACCGCAATCAGCGGCTTGCCCGTGGCCGCGGCCAGCCCCTTGGCGAACATCACGCCCGACAGCACGCCGCCGATCAGCCCCGGCCCGGCGGTTACGGCCAGCGCGTCGACATCGCCCAGCTTCAGCCCCGCCTTGTCCAACGCGGCCTGCGTGGCAATATCCAGCCGTTCGGCATGGGCGCGGGCGGCAATTTCCGGCACGACACCGCCAAAGCCTTCGTGCAGGGCATTCTGCCCCATCACAATGCTGGCCAGCACGCTGCCATCGCTGCGCACAAGGGCGGCGGCCGTGTCATCGCACGAGCTTTCAATGCCAAGGATCGTCTTG
This genomic window contains:
- the tsaD gene encoding tRNA (adenosine(37)-N6)-threonylcarbamoyltransferase complex transferase subunit TsaD; the encoded protein is MLIKTILGIESSCDDTAAALVRSDGSVLASIVMGQNALHEGFGGVVPEIAARAHAERLDIATQAALDKAGLKLGDVDALAVTAGPGLIGGVLSGVMFAKGLAAATGKPLIAVNHLAGHALTPRLTHRLAYPYLMLLVSGGHCQFIAVSSAESFHRLGGTIDDAPGEAFDKVARLLGLGYPGGPLVEAAARSGDATRFKLPRPLADRDGCDMSFSGLKTAVRRLREKLEADQGGLYPQDIADICAGFQAAVAESLAAKTRAALQEFEHRFGNAARLAVAGGVAANETIRAAIGAVAAEAGAGLVLPPLPLCTDNAAMIAWAGHEQLARRGPDGLAFSARPRWPLDAIAAPMLGYGKKGPKA